Proteins from one Nicotiana tabacum cultivar K326 chromosome 23, ASM71507v2, whole genome shotgun sequence genomic window:
- the LOC107798477 gene encoding F-box/kelch-repeat protein At3g06240-like → MTDSNSYFPPDLLIEILLKLPVKSLLRFRAVSKSWNSLISSPAFISTHLNQTPKTSTLLLRRYDNTHNKEYYSLFQDCKNRPFCLDFSSQLNLPFNCQLGYFRIVGSCNGIMCLCDDFFADVGNVVVILWNPSIQKFTTLPLPLIRFKSPDMFVLGFGADHLSNNDDDDYKLVRLVYHKNDDVFSRYNVPPEVEIYSLNTGVWRRVIGAEIKHCMVEFMWSQAFVNGAVHWIAYDVGENGGVRSLIMFFSIADEVFGDIMLPDALAGQIATNLSIMVFEGSLAVVKYEREIDGGSCEVWAMKQYGVLESWSRFYSINLDDMERVVGYRNNGEVLFSTRSYELVSYDPNSGHKKDLGIRGSSRSFYVQNYMESLVLLQGDSVVSDEFLEGIGSLWIED, encoded by the coding sequence ATGACTGATTCTAACTCCTACTTTCCTCCTGATCTTTTGATCGAAATCCTGCTAAAACTTCCTGTAAAATCCCTGCTCCGTTTCAGAGCTGTCTCCAAATCATGGAATTCCCTTATCAGCAGCCCTGCTTTCATCTCCACACACCTCAACCAAACCCCCAAAACCTCCACCCTTCTTCTTAGGCGTTACGATAATACTCACAATAAAGAATATTATTCACTATTTCAAGACTGTAAAAATCGACCCTTTTGCTTGGATTTCTCATCACAACTGAATTTGCCATTCAATTGCCAACTTGGGTATTTCAGAATAGTTGGCAGCTGCAATGGAATCATGTGTTTGTGTGATGATTTTTTTGCTGACGTAGGGAATGTAGTTGTAATTCTATGGAACCCTTCTATTCAAAAGTTTACAACTTTACCCTTGCCTTTAATTAGGTTTAAGTCACCCGACATGTTTGTACTTGGATTTGGTGCTGATCATTTGTctaataatgatgatgatgattacaAGTTGGTCAGACTTGTGTATCATAAGAATGATGATGTATTTTCTAGGTATAATGTTCCTCCTGAGGTTGAAATTTATTCACTCAATACTGGGGTTTGGAGGAGAGTGATAGGAGCTGAGATTAAGCATTGTATGGTGGAGTTTATGTGGTCTCAGGCATTTGTGAATGGAGCTGTCCATTGGATTGCATATGATGTGGGCGAGAATGGTGGTGTTCGGAGTTTAATTATGTTTTTTAGTATAGCTGATGAGGTGTTTGGGGATATTATGCTGCCGGATGCTTTAGCTGGTCAAATTGCAACGAATTTATCGATCATGGTGTTTGAGGGCTCCCTTGCTGTTGTTAAGTATGAGAGGGAGATAGATGGTGGTTCATGTGAAGTATGGGCGATGAAGCAGTACGGAGTTTTGGAATCTTGGAGTAGATTTTATAGTATAAATTTGGATGATATGGAGAGAGTAGTTGGATATAGGAATAATGGTGAAGTTTTGTTTTCAACTAGGAGCTATGAGCTGGTTTCTTATGATCCAAATAGTGGACACAAGAAGGATCTTGGTATTCGTGGGAGTTCCCGCTCGTTTTATGTTCAAAATTACATGGAATCGCTTGTTTTGCTTCAAGGGGATAGTGTAGTTTCGGATGAGTTCTTGGAAGGAATTGGAAGTTTATGGATTGAAGACTAG
- the LOC107798478 gene encoding uncharacterized protein LOC107798478, giving the protein MSITLSALSSSIPSLNKFHKISSSHFPLNACPRNQNIIFPLSITRIKPFKLELTQKRYSGLFGSNCGFSLIKKNGFIVKAENGKNVEKAENEARGESTMPDRFRYLTKEAPDNPVRWPWFIALAFLLYAWRTVLWELSNWKKAVGAIFRFLGYIPKLALSFIYYFIGDQITAVIRFIESTIYSIRAFYSGVVAYAPLQELTTIIILASCVLAIAEAAVPDSVNSQPYLLTAAGIMGFAAVRGYISELFFWFLLVGLFVFAQFIRKRDYVSSALPAAAVLAAVGEPWIRMVVMVSYAALAVIQHSKMPLNKSEGETTGAVKKVPIPLICAALAIGVRLAAKWAGYRHLTWMIV; this is encoded by the exons ATGTCGATTACACTCTCAGCTCTCTCATCTTCAATCCCATCTCTCAATAAATTCCATAAAATCTCCTCCTCacattttcctttaaatgcttGCCCTCGTAATCAGAATATAATTTTTCCCTTATCTATAACCAGAATTAAACCTTTCAAACTAGAATTGACCCAAAAAAGATATTCCGGGCTTTTTGGTAGTAATTGTGGATTTTCGTTAATTAAGAAAAATGGGTTTATTGTGAAAGCTGAGAATGGAAAAAATGTTGAGAAAGCTGAAAATGAGGCTAGGGGAGAGAGCACAATGCCGGATAGATTCAGGTATTTGACCAAAGAAGCTCCTGATAATCCTGTTAGATGGCCTTGGTTCATAG CATTGGCCTTTCTGCTATATGCCTGGAGAACTGTCTTGTGGGAACTGTCTAATTGGAAAAAAGCTGTGGGTGCTATCTTCCGATTTCTTGGTTACATCCCGAAACTTGCATTGTCCTTTATATACTACTTCATAGGGGATCAGATCACAGCTGTAATTAGATTTATTGAATCAACAATTTACTCCATTCGAGCTTTCTACTCTGGTGTAGTTGCATATGCACCACTTCAAGAGCTGACAACAATCATAATTTTGGCATCTTGTGTACTTGCCATTGCTGAAGCGGCTGTTCCAGATTCTGTGAACAGCCAACCGTACCTTCTTACAGCAGCTGGAATAATGGGATTCGCTGCTGTGAGAGGTTATATCTCTGAGCTGTTCTTTTGGTTTCTACTTGTGGGCTTGTTTGTCTTTGCTCAATTTATTAGAAAAAGAGACTATGTGTCTTCCGCATTGCCTGCTGCAGCTGTATTAGCTGCTGTCGGAGAGCCTTGGATTAGAATGGTAGTAATGGTTTCTTATGCTGCTTTGGCCGTTATTCAACATTCTAAGATGCCTTTAAATAAAAGTGAAGGTGAAACTACTGGTGCAGTTAAGAAGGTCCCGATTCCTCTGATTTGTGCTGCATTGGCCATTGGCGTTCGACTTGCTGCAAAATGGGCTGGTTATCGGCATTTGACTTGGATGATTGTTTGA